The genome window CATAAGGGAGGCATTTTAACTGTtccatattttttaaaaatatgaatatagtAAAAAAGTGTCCATCAGAAACAATAATCAGACCTGTTTATCATATCCTCAACAACAAGTGAAGCTTTTAAAACAGGGCCATACATGCTAAATGTGAAGTCAAATGGTGTCATGGAGGCCGAAAATAGACAGGCCTGTTCACAATGCTACCAAAACTATTTCGAAGTACTTACAGTTAAAGACATTTGAATCATCAAAAACAGACCAATACTCTTTGCATTTTAAGATAGCAATACAAGCCCACATCAAGAAAATTGACCGTTTTGACAGGCCAGTGTCAACAACTGTAGACAATAAGATGaataaagtaaaacagaaataatcagAACCAGGTAGGTCTGTTATATAAATATCAACATAAATGCCAAACTAGCGTTCAGACTGTCTTTTCATAACACAATCTATCAAAAACAATTGGAAACAGACATAAAATGCTTACAATGAGGGCATAAACTGTAATATGTTGATCATCACTAAGTGAACATTACATGTTTTCTAAACTTCAGCTATTTTGAGCCTATGAAGCTCAGTGAGAGAAATTACACAGTGATTTACATGAGGATTTATCACTTGACTGTGTTGATGCTGAGATGATGCTTATAGTACCTGGActttcctcctccactcctctgTGCCTTCGGGGGAACTGGCAGAACGAGCCATGATATGCGGGCCAGaggaaaattaaaattaaagctAGAGGTTTGAGATCCACAGTGTTAAACAGAACACACAGTTGCATTTCTGTTATTTAGCAGAGACGCACGTTGCCAAACTAGCAGAAACAATTAGTACAGTTAAATTCAAAAAGACTTGAGAAATGATTGTAGAGCCTTTCACATTCTGTCCTTTCAAAAACAACCAGGCTGTTCTGAAAGTTTATTTGATCTTGAAATACCTACATTTATTTACACTATGATAACCAGCTGTAGTACCCCACAATTTCatatctgcttctttttttagaaCAGCAGCAACCCGCTCCAGCAATCGATGGAGTTTTTGGAAAGGACTGGTGTATGGACTtttggagagaagagaaactgcCCTCTCACAGAAAAGAAACAATGGAGCCAACTGCTATGACAAGCATGGGAGTGCAGGTCAGTGAatcattttaaagctttttttaattgGTAAATATGTCAAACAATTATGTTTAAAGTTGTCTGCACCTGTCTTGTTGGTAGGCAATAGACTTGACGGAGAGAGAACCTGATCTCATCTTTGTCAAGGAGGAGATGTTTGATGATCACCCTATTGGCCAGCAGATGAGTTTCACAGAGAACAGGAAAAGTAagttcagtttaaaaacaaacaaacaaaatgtactcTCACCTAGCATCTGTGATATAACttcatgttttctcattttaCAGTTGTTGGAATGTTTGAGGAGGACAGCATGCTTCCTAGATCTGTTGATGAGCTACAGCTTCACTCAGGGGAATTAAACAACTTTCCTGTGGTGACTGACAATCAAACACAACAACGCATACAACCAACAATTATGGACAAGTTAATAGAAGATGCAACAATGAGCACTCTGGCTGACAACACAAATCCTTCTTCAGCCATGGCTGAATACTCTGACTATACAGATGACATCCACATGAATACAACTAAAGCACCCGCTATTCAGCCAAAACCTGCGAAGCCAATGAGACATTTTGAGTGCTTATTCTGTGGGAAAATGTTCAACTACTTGAGCAGTTTAAAAGTCCACATCAGGCGACACTCTGGTGAGAAGCCGTTCAGCTGCTCAGTTTGCGGGAAGCGGTTCGCTCAGAAAACGTATCTGAAACTGCACCAGCGCGTGCACTCGGGGGAGAAGCCATATAGCTGTCCAAGCTGTGGCAAAAGTTTTTCCCAGAAAAGCTCTCTGAACATACATCTTCGGACACACACTGGTGAAAAGCCCTATAGTTGTGTGGATTGTGGAAAGTGTTATGCATACAAGTATGGTTTAAATCATCACCAGTGTTTCACTTGACCAATCAACCAACCACAGAAGTTGATGTAGTGTTCAGAGTAGGTCTACTTGAGCCAGTGTGTAGTGTGTATATAGGAAGATTTGAAATACCCCTTTTAGATAAAACAAGCTAATTTTAATAGCTGCTTAGAGTGCAGCTATGAAATCTTagtttggtgtgttttcagttttattgataTAAAAAGTGCTGATTGGGTGGGATTTTGTTTACTTGACTGGGAGGATTGTAGGATTCCCCTCCTCAGTCCTTTTAAgtagatttaaaatgaaattgtcGACCACCATCAAATATATTAAACACTATAAGGATACTGTTGTAGCTCTTTGGAGCCAaactattttgaaaaaaatatatatatgctaaATAATTTTATTCTTGCATGttgtcacattcacacagctgGCATAACATGTTACATATACCTCAGTGTAATACTATATTGTTGAAGAATGCCGTAAATTCTTGCACATTTGTAGCACAAACATTCAAAACTACCTCttcaaaagaaacaacaactaaacaacTCTTTTGTCAGTCTCACCTCTCCTTTGTATCTACTACATGCCACACCTCAACTGGCATGTAAATGGACAGAAAGCAGGTAGACTCATCACTTCGAATAAAATGACTgtttaaaagaaatgttgatGTGTGTTGATCACGTAAAGCTTAAAAACGATTTTCAGTGACTGTTTCATTCTGAATGACATAGCTGTTCTAGAACATAATTCTGCTGTCAACAAGTAGTCAAGCCAATAGCTCAATTGTTTAAGATAATTTCCTTTAAAGACATTTCTTGTATAAATCTTCACCATTAATATCACCTTAGATATGATAAAGCATACAAGTTCCTTGAACACACCAcactgatctgtttttattttcactcatgcacacatgcatgcccCTAACAAAGCCCAGTTGAATATCCAaggcaaagaaaataaaaccaacagcacctttaaaaaaaaaaaaaaaatccatcaatAAAACCGTCATTTAAAAGGTGAAaatctatgacttttctttATTGCAAACCCAGAATCAACTATTACAACACTGAACTGGTAACTGCTTAAATGTCATACAACAGAACATGTATGGAAGTGCAGCATAATGACAGTTACTACACACTACGGGTTATTACTCACATGACATTAACTAAACTTACATCAATGTGAGGAGTACTGTATTATCCACTCAAATTAATAAAGCTACTTTTCATGTACTACAATCAGATCAGTCATTTACCGAAGGCCATTAAGTTCTTGGATTCATTTGAAGTATGGGCTTACCCGATTCCACCTCACGATTTCTGTGTGCCATTAAATGATGGTTGAGGTTTACCTTTTGTGTGAAGGTCTTTCCACATTTACCACAGATAAATGGTCTCTCCCCAGTATGGATGCGTAGGTGACATTTCAGATTGCCTTTCTGGGTGAACCCTTTTCCACACAAGCTGCAGCTGTagggtttctctcctgtgtggacCACATAGTGTATTCTCAGAGCCGATGGATTTGCAAAAGACTTCCCACACAGCTTACATGACTTGGTGTCTCTCTGTGACCGAACAGGAGGtatgcaggtgtgcatgtttaaCTTGCGCCTGTGTGGGAAATGCTGCTTACAAATGCTACAGAAGTTTGACTTGTGAAACTTCATGTGGTGTGTCAGAGTGCCCTTGTGGTAAAATGTTCTGCTACATATTTTGCATGTGAATATGTCTTTGTTTAGATCTCTGACAGTTTCTTCATTGAGCATATTAAAGTTATCATGTGAATATTTCTCCAAAGCAGTGctgttttcaatggtgtcggcCAATAACGTTTGCTGCTTGTTGTTGCCAGGCACCCATGCAGTGTCCATAGCAGGCTCCTGGTGACTTTCTTGAACAAACTGtacatcatcgtcgtcgtcatcgtcgcCCTCATTGATTGGAATAATATGAGCGCTGAAGGTCTCCTCTGTATCGTTGATAGACAGCTCCTCTGACGGTTCTTCAATATCAACTGCAGACTCAACCAGGTCTTCTTCTTGATCAAATGACAGGCTGTAAGCGCTGCCATCAGCAGAGTAGCTGACTGACAGCGGCTCTAGCTCCACAACTGAACTTTCTTCATGGTCAtctgcatacaaacacacaaaacaaacacagacttaaTGTAAACCTGTTAAATCTGCTGTATGTCCTCTGCAGTCTTACACTCTTACCCTCTGTACTAAATGTCTCCTGCTGGCGGATTCCGGCAGCTTCCTCATAATCCTCCTCTTTGATCTCAGTCACAGTAATATGATCAGGCACCAACTACAAAGTAGAAAGATTTCAGATGTTGGGCTGTTGTTCAATACAACAACATTTCCTATGATGAAAGCTTAAGTAATTagaaaagaaatgttgttttagtcAATAATGACTTTTGTCTGAGGGATGGAAAATAATTGGTTTGAATGAGAATtctataaaataataacaagtgctgtgatttatgtttcttaaatgaatatatattcTGGTTAAATAGTGttggtttctggacaaaacaactGATTAAGTAATagtaagaaaagaaataaacaagttAAACCAATATACATCCTGGTATATCAGGGCATCTAAACAGTATTATACATACATCTGCTTTTCCATGGAAAGgacgtgtttttgttgttgaagtaTTGTTAATATCATTGTCTATTTTAGCCTGTGTAGTATTTATTGGCACACAGATCCTCTCACCTTATCACAACACTGTGGTGAGTTAGTGACTGTCTCCAGACGATATGGGTCTCTGTCTTTCCACAGATTCATACACCAGTCCTTACCAAAGATCCCCTCTATAACAGGAGACCCGGACACTGAGAAGTTAAATGAGTGACAAAACAGTTACACACCGATGCGGTTCGTGTTTATCTCCAGGGCAGATGCTATTACTGTGTTAATCTGACAGAAAGTTACCGTGAGGGTCTCCGTCTTTGTAGCAGACAGTTTGAACGCCCACGCTGCTATAAGTTTTGCATAAAACGGGCACGTCGCTTTTCACAATGGTCAGCTCACACTCAAGACTGTTTACTTTTTCTGCCAGGGCTGAATTAGCAAACAAAAGCCGAGACAACTCGAGTCGGAGCTCGGCAGAGTCTTCATCCACCAGTTTGCTGATATGACTGAAGGCAGACTTGGCCATCGTCTCCATGATGGAGGAGAGCTGAGAGTGGAAAGAAACGCGGCTGTCCATCGCTGCTGCAGACTGCTAAACCCCTCTTCATCAGCGAAATATACCCTAATAAAACTTCGGATTACAAACTGTAGTAAAACCGAAAACGCGTTAATCGAAACGAAAACGGACGGTCAAAACGTACACGGACCCTAACGGTTCTTCTTCTTTGCCGTTTAATGGCGGGTGGCAGCCCACTTTAAGGTGCTTTACCGCCACTCTTTGTTAGAATGTGGACCAGAGTTGTTAAACtctttacaaaataataataatacatatcacaacacatttaattatttagatTAACCCAGTTTTGGTTGGAATAGACCCCCTTATccagcaaatacatttttattagacTCCGTTTTCTATTCAAAGCTTTTTTGCTTCGTTTTCAGTGCTTCTCGTTCACGACAGTGTATTTAGCAGTAAACAATGACATGCTCATCTGATTCCCCCTGTTTGACAACAGGCACACACTCGTGAGTGATGTTTA of Solea solea chromosome 16, fSolSol10.1, whole genome shotgun sequence contains these proteins:
- the LOC131475912 gene encoding gastrula zinc finger protein xFG20-1; the encoded protein is MDSRVSFHSQLSSIMETMAKSAFSHISKLVDEDSAELRLELSRLLFANSALAEKVNSLECELTIVKSDVPVLCKTYSSVGVQTVCYKDGDPHVSGSPVIEGIFGKDWCMNLWKDRDPYRLETVTNSPQCCDKLVPDHITVTEIKEEDYEEAAGIRQQETFSTEDDHEESSVVELEPLSVSYSADGSAYSLSFDQEEDLVESAVDIEEPSEELSINDTEETFSAHIIPINEGDDDDDDDVQFVQESHQEPAMDTAWVPGNNKQQTLLADTIENSTALEKYSHDNFNMLNEETVRDLNKDIFTCKICSRTFYHKGTLTHHMKFHKSNFCSICKQHFPHRRKLNMHTCIPPVRSQRDTKSCKLCGKSFANPSALRIHYVVHTGEKPYSCSLCGKGFTQKGNLKCHLRIHTGERPFICGKCGKTFTQKVNLNHHLMAHRNREVESGKPILQMNPRT